The following nucleotide sequence is from Apium graveolens cultivar Ventura chromosome 4, ASM990537v1, whole genome shotgun sequence.
CAGTAGCCaaagattttatatatatatatgtaaaactcAAAGCTTCCTCCAACATAATTGCTAGATAAAAGACAAAATACAAACTCACTTGTGTGCACGAGTTGATCTACATTTACACTCTCTAACTCTATGTTACATAGGCTGGTGTGGTACGTCCTTCGAGAGTAAACACCAAGATAATTGTTGATATCACTCTTCTGAGTAATCAATCATCGGTACCAAAGTAACGATCTCCAAACTCCCCCATACCCGGTATTACATGAAACTTTTCATTTAATGCTACATCAATCTCTGAAGTAACTATTTTAAGCGTTGGGAACCTCTTGCTGACACAATGTATTCCTTCAGGAGCCTATACGAATCAATGACAAATAAATCAGTGACAAGGGAACTCTAAGGCATAACTGTAAATGCAAACAATTTACTTATAACACTTACAGATATAAGATTAAGAAATATTATATGGGATTCCGGTACTCCCTTCTGTATGAGTAATTCAATCGCCTGGTGCAGTAGTGAATCCCTTCCCTGCTGGTGTAACATAATATTGGAGTTTCATATATGTTTAAAAGAAGGGAATGCTGAAATATGTAATCAACTCCTTCATAGCATGACTAACAAAACAGAAGTCTTAAACAGAATACTCTTTTGCTTTAAAGATTCCTCAGCGCTCACCTTCGAACAATCGAGACTCCACACAATTTCTTGCAAAAATCAACTCCAGCATATACCGATCCTGAAATTATATTACAGAAAACTGAAATATAAATGAAGCAAACAACTTATGAATACAACAGATAAATTGTATCATTTTCATATCCTAAAAACTGTAGGTAAATGCCTTTTAAAATGTATGTAAGTCAGTAGCGGATATATCTATCCTACATCAGATTAATATCGTGAAAGAAATACCAACTGTCTGATGACACAGGAAATATTTATATTACACATGTAGAAAGCTCTATATGAAAAGAAAATATCTTGGCACCCTAAAAAAGTGAAAAACTAAATACTTCAAAGTTCAGAGTTCACATCATCTCTCGTGAAACGCCCTGATACTTTATTATAAACAAGTGATGTCCCAAAAGTCTTAGTTTTGACATTTAAAATGACTCCAAATTGCCTTCCCAACAAAATAACCTCGCCACAAATGATTCTTGAATTAGAACAAGTCCAATGTGATACAAATAATTAAAGAAATTATAACATAAATTTATGGTTTTCAGATATATCGATTTTATATCACTCTTCTGAGTAATCAATCATCGGTACCAAAGTAACGATCTCCAAACTCCCCCATACCCGGTATTACACGAAACTCTTCATTTAATGCTACATCAATCTCTGAAGTAACTATTTTAAGCGTTGGGAACCTCTTGCTGACACAATGTATTCCTTCAGGAGCCTATAAGAATCAATGACAAATGAATCAGTGACAAGGGAACTCTAAGGCATAACTGTAAATGCAAATAATTTACTTATAACACTTACAGATATAAGATTAAGAAATATAATATGGGATTCCGGTACTCCCTTCTGTATGAGTAATTCAATCGCCTGGTTGGCTGAGTTGCCTTCAATAAAAGAATGAAGTTTGTTATTTTGTAATAACTTCAGAAAACAAGTGAAAGTAAAAGGAATCCCCCTCCCTCACTCTCTTGATATGCAACAAATATTACCAGTTCCAAGAACTAGATCCAAGAGCAAGACATGTCGTTCTGAGATATCTTTTGGAAGTTTTTCGTATATAAGCTGTAAATATACAAATGAATGTTATTCAGAAACCAAGGAGCAAAAAATTCAACAGCAAAAAGTGTTAAACACACTTAAAGAAATAAATTTAGAAATTAGAACACTATACCTGTTTACCATTATCACCATCACGATGGATTAGAATTTTCCCAATCTTTATTCCTTTGCAACAAGCACATATAGCGTTCTCCATGCTTTTACCACTGTATAGATAAGCACATAAAATATTTACTTAAACAAATACGATATCATAGTACCTGATTTTTGAAATTGCAACTACTAATGGAGAATATCACTGACACCAAGTTCCAGAGCTCTTCTAATTGTTTCAGCACTATCATGACGCGGTGGATCAAAGAGAGGAAGAAGTGCAATGAACTCCCAAGGCCCGCCAGAACTGTCTTTGTTGCGCTCAGGCACTTCCTGTAGAAAGAAACCGAAAAAAAAATTAAGTACACTAACATAAACATTTGCATCAAAAGTACTTAAGCTATTGTCTATGAGATCTTTATCAGTTACCTGACGAGCAACCCCCAGTGATCGAAGTCCATGTTCTGCAAAATTGTCAATTACTGAATGTACCTTCTTTTCAATTTTGAATTTTGTTGTGTGTCAGGTCAAGAATCTACATAACACCAGACCAAACAAACTTATCAAATGCATTCTCTGAAATTTCTCCGATACCTTTAGACTACAAGAACTAGTTTTACCTGTTCTGGTGCATATTTACTAACTCTATGCATTGTACCAGCTTTGTCAATGTATGTCAGTGCTGTTCTTTTGTCAGTTGGATTAAATGGCAGAAAATGGATCTCAGTTATTCCAGCTCGTGCCTTCAGTAAAACATGAATTCAAGTATAATTTAGCTGTTTCCCATCACAAGAGGAACATCTCTATTATCTAAAAACATCTAAAAATACCTGTTTAGGGTCTGCCAACATTGTAACGATAGCAGCATCAATTGCATCTTGATTCTCTAACCTCGATGCTCTTGCAGCCATTAGTACTACGTCATCCTTGTCCACTCCCTTAACAAACACCTGCAATGACAAAGAAGACATCAATAACAGGAAATGGATAAGTAAGTACATATTACAAGTAGTGAAGCCTTCTAATACAAACTCAAACATATATGTGTTCTCACTATCATTATATATGGATACTAAAAATCAACCAGTCGCCATTTTGTATAAGTAAGAAAATCAGAAGCATCGTTATGCTCCAACAGGAAAGAACTCGATTAATTGGAAATAAAATATGAATGTTCGGATCAACTATATAAATTAAACTAATTTCGTGATTCCTCAGTATTGTATAAAGGGTGATAGAATAATACAAATActtataaatcaaaaatcaaaacaaaaacataTACCCACATATACATCAGAATTGATACCCACATACATAATTCAAACAATTACTCAACTAAAAGCATAAAAGATTAACATGCTCAATTCAAACATTTAACCAATCATTTAAAAAATAGGGTTTTAAAATGAAACCTCTAAGTGAAAAAGTAGGGTTAATCTTACCCAATTTATGCTCGACCTCCAAGCTTTAATCTCACATCTTTAACCTTTAAACTCAGACTTGACCTTACCCAATTCAAACTCTGTCCAAAAGAGAGAGGTGAGAGAGCACAGAGAGCGAGCACAGAGAGCACAGAGAGCACATAAAAATAGTCGGGAGAGATGACTGAGAGCCAGAGGTGATATTTAGGGTTCTTCATAGAGGGGTGAGTTTCAGTGAGTGAGAAAGAGAAACGAGAGGAAGGTGAAATGAGAGCTGATTGAGGGATAAAATGGGAGATGAGAGAGTGATGAACTGAGAGATGAGAGAGTGATGAAATGATGAATAcgttttttgtttttgttttcagtttttgattttaagttttattttttttaataaaaaagagGGGGAAGATGTGGGTGAAAAAAGGGGGATAATTTTACTAAGTCAAAGAACAAGGGGGGAAACACTTGGAGGGAATGAAtaatttggttaagggggaacGGGGAAGGTGcgttgattaatttttttaaaacagacatataacatcggttgggctaaaaaactgatgtttataacaacaaaagacatcggttgccaaaaaccgatgtagaaaacaccttttacatcggtCAAAAAAGCAACTGATGTCTAAGaggtgatgtctattctactttttctagtagtgattgaataagttgacgattaagaataaatACCCTCTACtacgaatcgatgacttgtttgatcagttataAGGAGCTtagtgtttctccaagattgatttaagatatgggtatcatcaattaaagattaaagcggaagatacacccaagacagcgtttcgaacAAGATGTGGGCACTACGAGTTTTTGttaatggcatttggtttgacgaacgcgccagtcgcatttatggatcttatgaacagagtgttcaagcaatacatggacaagttcgttattgtgtttattgatgatatattgatatattccaagacggaagaagatgATAAGGAGcacttgaggatttccttggaaattctgaggaaagaaaggttgtacgctaagttttcgaaatgtgaattttggctaaaggaagtgctatttcttggtcatgtagttaataaagagggaatcaaagtagacccagccaagatagaagctgtgatgaattgggaaagacccaagactcctacggaattcagaagttttctgggattagccagatactacagaaggtttgtgcaagatttctctaagattgctgtcccattaacgaagttgacaagaaagaacgagaagtttgtgtggacggaaaggtgcgaagaaagctttcaagagttgaagaagagactggtaaccgccccagtgttggtgttacctgatgaaaaaggagaatttgtaatattcagtgatgcttcgtataaaggacttgaatgtgtgttaatgcaacatgggaatgtgatagcatatgcgtcaagacaactcaagccgcacgagcaaaagtatcccacgcatgatttggaattggcagcaattgtgtttgcccttaagatttggaaaCATTATTTATATGGGGAAAGATGCGAGATTTTTACAGATCATAAGaatttaaagtatattttcactcaaaaggagttgaatatgagacaaagaagatggttagagttgatcaaagattatgattgtgcgataaactatcatcctggaaaggcaaatgtggtagcagacgctctaagtcgcaatgaaaggttgaatatgttaaagTCATCGGAAGATTTGATCAAGGATGtcgaaaagatggaaatagaagtgcagactccaaaatttggaggtgaagctatatatgcgatgtcatttcaacatgaaattttggaaaagatacgatgttgtcaagagcaagtgatgaattaTGAAAAGGATAAGTTATCCGGAGAAGAAGTCAAAGATCGAAAGGATAAAAAAGAAATATATCGTGTTaattcacgtatttggatacctaatgttgtaGAGCTAAAGCACAagattttgcaagaagcacataactcgagatttttaattcaccctggaagtacgaaaatgtaccagaatttaaaagagagttattggtggccaaacattaaaaaggaaattgcggaatggataacACTACACCATATATCATATATTACAACACCAATAAAGTGTATTAAAATACCATAAATGTGTTGCAGTACATGTTTTTGCAACATTTTTGCTAAAATTCAGCGTTGCATTTGCTGCCGTTGCAATAGATCCCTATAGCAACGTTTTTTGTAGTTATTGCAACATTTTAATGTATTATAATAGCCTGATTTATTGTAACATTTTGTCATGTTTTAGTAACACTTTTATGGTGTTGTAATAAACTACTGCAACATATTTCTGTAACATATTTTAGTTTAATGTGTTACAAAAGTCAATTTATTGCAACATTTTCATCTAACACTTTTACTTACTGGCACACCTTATGGTTTTTAGCAACATTTCATTGCAACACATGTGTTTCTATTGTAATGCTTTAAAAAGTTTTAGCAACATTTATTTGCAACACATTGTATTAGTCTAAATTGCAATATCCTGTTTGAAATGTCAATAACCATCCCAAAAATTACATAAACCTGGTTTCACATTTCTTTAAAATCTAACAAAATACAAGTCAATAAAACCCAAAAAGTTGGCTTATACCACAAGTTCATCTTGCATCTAGCAAGTAATAAATCCAAAGTCGAAATACATAGTCGAAGTACACATCATAAATctagataaaactaataagtcTTTCATGTCTAAGTAGAAACATACCAAATGTACGCATATTTTAAATAAAAGTACTGAACAATATCAAGCATCATCAATTTCGTTCAAATCATCCTCTTCCCTTTCAGCCTCACGATCATCatcctcttcttcattgttgtCTTCACTTTGGTCTGCACATAATTCTTCAAGATCAAGTTGtttaaaatctgaattgatttcTCCTAGATTTACTAAGACCTTTTTAACTTTTTCAGAAACCTTTTTGTCCACCATCTCCTGCATTTCAGCCATCATTTCTTCCCTTATCGCTTTTTTCAACATTTACATTTTTCATAACAATAAACATAATAAAAACCTACCAAGTGCGGGATAAGAATTTACCGCACAATACGAGACATGTTCTATCTTGATTAACAGAACACACACCTATATTCCTGATTTGTCCATAAAAAAGTCTTAGAATGCAGGATAGTAGTCTTGCTGCACTACTCAAGAACAAATGCTTTGGCATATAATCTATACCTTGTCTAGGAAGATGATTTTTTAAGGGAGAAATAGACTTGTGTGCAAATAATGGGCTTTCAAATTATTCTAACCACACTAATAGCATTCAAAATTAACTAGCTTCAAGTATTTTATCATGGAGTTGTGTACACATAACATGTATCCTTCAAGCACTTTAACAAAGAATGTTCACCTTTTGGGGTCGCAAACATAGATCTCGATTTAGGCCTGTATATATGATAACAAGAAATTAAACACAGGTATACATTAAAAACACTTGGTTATAGAAGAAGTGATCTATATCTATTTAGAAAAAAATTGACCACCAGACTTCCAGACATGCTGTGAGTCTTTGCTTCCCAGTAAGTCACTTTCTACATCGAAAACATTTAAGCATCAAAACAAGACATGCCAATAAAATTCACATGGTTAATCTACAACGTTCCTGAAAAAACAAGATCACAATGTTATTAATTCTTCACCTTGTTAATTTAGACATTCAAGACTACACCCTATTAAAAAATTCATTTTATAATTACACATATATAAATTATGGCATTATTCCAATGTTAGCCAAGAAAAATTATTCATGTCTCTATTTTAGGCAGCTAGATATTGACTTGCTAGCGAGGCTGTAACTTTAAACTTATTAACAAAATTAAATCAAATCTTTTTCCTGAGTTATCTAGACCCTCTAGGCTATCATATATCCAAAATTCATCTCATTATCAGACCTACACAATCCACGGCTGCGGTTCTAAGTCAGGCTTATTTTCTGTAAAATATTTCAGGATCTATCATTCATACTACTTGGATTTATCTCTGGTTTTACAAACTCAACGCCACTGATATTTTGCAGACATGTAGTGAAGACATTGATATACAACTTTTATTATCTGTCCATCAACCAATTATGAACTTAGGATCAAGAAAAGGAAACACCAATGTGACGAAGGAATCCTGAAAGATGCAGAATTATAGAGTTCATCTTAATTGTTAAGCCTCTAACTCATACCCATTAAATCTGAAAATTCTCAAACTTTACAGAAATTTAGATTAAAGGTTTAGGAACAATTTTTGTTCTTTAACATTCAAGAGATTAGTTCTTTAAGACAACTAAAACTTCAATTCAAAATAGGACAGAATTGATGGAAATTAAAATTCTGCTATGATAATGATCTATGTATTGCAAATAAGTAGTTACATTTAATTTTTAAATTCATCAAATTTCACAGACATTATTTAAGATTTGATCAAGGATTTcaaaaagatggaaatagaagtggaTACTacagaatttggaggtgaagctatatatgcgatgtcatttcaatccgaaattttggaaaagatacgatgttgtcaagagcaagtgatgaatcgtgaAAAGGATAAGTTATCCGGAGAGGAAGTCAAAGCTCGAAAGGATGAAAaaggaatatatcgtgttaattcacgtatttggatacctaatgttgtagagctaaagcacgagattttgcaagaagcgcataactcgagattttcaattcaccctggaagtacgaaaatgtaccaggatttaaaagagagttattggtggccaaacatgaaaaaggaaattatggaatggataagtaagtgttatacgtgtcacagagtaaaagcggaacatcaaaggaCAAGTGGATTActtcaaccactggacataccagaatgaatttgggaacatatcgcgatggatttcatggtaggattacctaaaaccaagtctaatcatgatgtgatttgggtggtaatcgatcgattgacaaaatcagcacatttcttgccgataaatgaaaggtttttgttggaaaagttggtcaaattgtatttggatgagatcgtgatgcgtcacgaagttcctgtatctatcttgtctgatagagatccaaggtttaactcgagattttggagacaattccatgatcatttagGAACTAAGCTaaaaatgagtacgacatatcatccgcagacggacggacaaagtgaaaggactattcagacaattgaggatttgttgcgaacttgtgcaatagatttcaaaggaaattgggacgatcatttgctGTTAAtcgagttttcctacaacaacagttatcacgcgagtattggcattccgccttatgaagcattgtatggaagaaaatgtaggtcccctacatattgggacgaggttggtgagcgcaaatttATTGGCCcggagctagttcaacaaacaaaAGAAAAAGTGGAAATGATACGAAAAAGATTAATTGCAGCACAAGATCGACAAACGAAGTATGCAAAtcgagaacgaaaagatgtgcaattcgaacctggagacaaagtcttgttaaaaatatctccttggaaaggtataaccagattcggaaagaaaggaaagttgagttctaggtatattggaccattcaaGGTATTGCGACGAGTTGGAAAAGTGGAATATGAATTGGAGTTACCTCCACAGATGCAACATCTACACAATGTATTTaatgtatctcttctaaagaagtataatgctgatgcgagccatgtgatcgaattggaacaagtggaaattcaaccagatttgtcttatgtggaacaaccagttcgaatcttagaccgaaaagagaggacacttagaaataaagtcgTACCTCTAGTCAGAGtttgtggagaaatccaatagtggaagaatcaacttggaaattagaaagtgaaatgcaagaaaagtatccccatctatttgcttatACTAGATTgtggggacagaatcctttaaggagggtagattgtgacgactgagaattttgcgccgtaattaagtcaataaagtatgatttattTGATGTGATTATAAAATATGTGATTTATGTGATGATTAATTGTCCTTATTGTATATTTGCATCTGGAAGCGTAGATAGACGCGTTcaaatttaaagagtcagcttaggaattaagctgtgttgtcgggccgtcaggtagaacggaacccgtcctaaaaagggattaaagtatttaaaatgtgaaatatgtgttattatgtgaaatgaatgtttaagtgatgtattgcgttctagtgacatgtcggtcgataatgatatgGTAAAGCGTAATTAAAACGTTggcgtcgggccgtcaggcagaacgtgacccgatacgcggAAAGAGGAgtaataataaaaagggaaatttttttttatgatcagacatgagttgtcaTGTGTcagtatatgtgcttgcttgtctgtatgcgtgattacgtgattcgttaatattttatggatttaagggaatcaTTTGATTTagataaggtttatttaaccttcacacatttttataaaattatctgagtaaggtaaaggcatgagacttgttttgttatcttcgaaatagtcctagagactttttaaaaatgatagacggatttattttgATGATcgtgcattttaaattgatttttatgtgataaaatgctattattagcacaaacttgtaaaaatcgtataaaatcaaccgtat
It contains:
- the LOC141718943 gene encoding uridine/cytidine kinase UKL1, chloroplastic-like, which produces MISGKSMENAICACCKGIKIGKILIHRDGDNGKQLIYEKLPKDISERHVLLLDLVLGTGNSANQAIELLIQKGVPESHIIFLNLISAPEGIHCVSKRFPTLKIVTSEIDVALNEEFRVIPGMGEFGDRYFGTDD